The DNA region ACGAGCGGCATCTTCAACACCATCAAGTAATCGGTAATCATGCAACGCTGACAAGTTGGTATTCACTTCTTGAGAAGAGCGAATACCACGGCAAGCGTATAAACGCTGTGTTAACTTAGGAAGAGACTTCAAGTCGTCAGGTATTTCGTTTAACACTCGACGTTTGATCGTTTTGTTAAACATTTAGCCATCCCTTTTTGCACATCCACTGTTGAATAGGACGTTGGGTTAAACTTAAGCCTTCACTGATCATTGAAACTCCCCCCGACGCATGTTTAATGTCGTGCTTAATTGTATATATCAGTTCTTCTGACCAGCGTTGCAGATTTACCCAATCTTTTTGGAGCCAGTATTTAATTCCCGACGTCACACAAAACTCTGACTCAGAATTAAAAAGCAGCCACCCAGGGATAGGCTCAGCCCAAAGCCCAATACTTTGCTCGGTGCTGTCATTAATTTGAGTCAGCATCATTTGAGCTTCATTTAAGATTGAGTGCAGCGCTAAAGACTGAGCATCCAAGGTTGCGGTAAGAAACAAGTTGCTATCGATGATATCAACAATACTTGGCCAATTTTCCGGTGATTTAACCTCTGTAGACATAAATAACTGGTTATTAGCGCGATACAGTTTTACTTTATCATCGACAAAGTGATTGGTTAAATGGTCGAGTAAGCGCTTAATTAAATTTTTTTCGGATAATACTTTATCAACTCGAATGCCACCGTGTTCGATGTGACATTGAAAGAGATTACAGGCATACAACGTGTGATGAGAATTAACTTGTAGCTGCTCTCTCCAAAACTGGTCAACTTCGCGCTGCTGGGATAATAACCAGTCACTTTGAGTAACACTCAAAGGCCGCCTTCTAAACCAGGCATCTAGAGTTTTATTAAACTCTGACCCCATGGCTTCAGAAATGCATCGAAGATACGGCACATAATTTAGCTCTGATTTTGACTTGATCTTATGCATGCGAGCCTATTAAATAGTGTTCTAAATCGACGTTTATCAACTAACCTTAGACAACGAATACTTCGCGGTAAAATCCGGTTGTTCGAATAAATAAGGCATAGCAGTATGCACATTCAACAAGAAAAAAATCGCCATGGACTCACCATCGATGCCTATCTGCAAGATGATATCATCATTAATGGCCAGTCTCACAACTTACCTATCGTGATCAGTCGCAATAAATTATTAAACGTCGAATTACCCAGTCGCGCGTTAGAGTTAACAAGTCATCTTGTTGAGCAGCTGATGGAAGAAAAACCAGAGATGATAATTATAGGAAGTGGCGATCATCAAGAGTTTTTGCCAGATCACGTACTCTTTCCGGCACTTAAAAATCGCATTGGTGTTGAATGTATGACCTCGGCCGCTGCCTCTCGAACCTTCACGATTTTAGCCAGTGAAGGCCGAGAAGTGATCGCTGTCATCTATTAATCTTGACAGCTTTTTTAATCTTGACAACTTCTTCGATTCAGTGAAATTGAGTGAGCTTGAAAAGCTCCACTCACCAAAAGCCTAACCTTGAGAATTTAAATAATCAGCCAATTTATCCGGCTCCATAAAGCCACTGATCAATTCTCCACTGCTTAATATAATTGCTGGAGTACCACTTAAACCTAATTGGCGAGTTAAAGAATATTGGTCAGCCACAGGATTTTCACAATCTTTATTATCAAACTTATTGTGTAATTTGGCGTTATCCATGGCCTGTTGACGATCTTCTGCACACCACACTGAGACCAATTTATTGTAAGCAGGAGAACCTACTCCTGCGCGTGGAAAAGCTAAGTAACGAATGGTGATTCCTTGGTCAAGATAGCCTTGCATATTTTGGTGCAACTTACGGCAGTAGACACAATTCACATCGGTGAACACGGTCAAAACATGCTTTTCATGAGGGGCTTTGAAGACCACCATGTTTTTTTCATCCACGTGGCTGATAAGTTCTGCACGCTCTGGTGCTTTTTCCATATCGATTTCACGCAAAGACGCTTCGGTCAAGCTTACTAGCTGGTTGCCACTGACCTCTAATACGGGGCC from Pleionea litopenaei includes:
- a CDS encoding Mth938-like domain-containing protein; the encoded protein is MHIQQEKNRHGLTIDAYLQDDIIINGQSHNLPIVISRNKLLNVELPSRALELTSHLVEQLMEEKPEMIIIGSGDHQEFLPDHVLFPALKNRIGVECMTSAAASRTFTILASEGREVIAVIY
- a CDS encoding thioredoxin fold domain-containing protein, producing MFKLNALKISMLALGTASLIACNDADSQDQNSVSDAHNQVKKATEAGPSNQSPEAKNLATTGETTASTAPDTEARLRQIFKEQVGEVPIDRLQPSRMSGFYEIIAGRQIVYISEDGRFLFPGPVLEVSGNQLVSLTEASLREIDMEKAPERAELISHVDEKNMVVFKAPHEKHVLTVFTDVNCVYCRKLHQNMQGYLDQGITIRYLAFPRAGVGSPAYNKLVSVWCAEDRQQAMDNAKLHNKFDNKDCENPVADQYSLTRQLGLSGTPAIILSSGELISGFMEPDKLADYLNSQG